The Halostagnicola larsenii XH-48 region CTAACTCGAGGCGACACTGCTTTTTGCGATAGCAATCAGGTGAGCGCGGTCACAGCGAGAGCACTGCCGTCGAGATTCCGATGAAGATGATCATGCCGAAGACGTCGACGATGTTCGTCACGATCGGAATCGTCGTGTCGTCGGGGTCGATTCCGAGGCGAAACGAGGCGTACGTCGCGGCGAAGCTACAGACGATCGCAACAACTGCTACTGACATGCCACTGGAAAGCGAGATGGTCAACAACACCCAGAGCGGAAGGGTAGCTCCGATGATCTGCCCGATGAGCCACGCGCCGATCGCGAGTGCGGTAAATACCGTCGCGCCGAGTGCGAGGATCGCGAGGACGTTGGCCCACAGTTCCCGATCCCGCGGGTCGAACTCCGTCGTTCCCAGGTGAAGCCGCGTGGAGAGGCGCGAACTCAAGATCGCGCCGAGATTGCCACCCATGCCGACCATCGTCGGCACCATCACGGCGAGCAGGCCGTACTCGCCGAGCAGTTCCTGGGCGTCCTCGAGCGTGATACCCGCGATTAGCACGATTGCGCTGAGCAGCACCAATAGCGGAAACATGTTCCTGACGATGCGGTGGATGTCCCACGTCCCGACCGAACCTGACGGGACGCTCATCAGACGCTCACCTCCGGGCCGAGCGGAACGCTCATCAGGCGATCACCTCGACGATGGCGATCGAGAACAGCAAGAACAGCATACCGAAGACGTCTCCGAGCGTGGTGACGATCGGTCCGACGAGGTTGTCGGGGTCGTAGCCGTACGTGTAGCCGACGAAGATCAGCGCCAGCAGCCCAAAGATCATGAGAATAGAGGTTAACACGCCCGAGATGAGCATGATCCCGACGAACTCGGCGAGCGTCGCAGAGTCCCAGTCGAGGACCAACAGCGCGAGCCACGTGATGACGCCGATTACGACCGAGATACTGACTCCGTTGATAAACGACGCGATGATCGCGTTTATCAGCCGATCGTTCTTCTCGAAGTGCGGTTCGATCAGCCCTTGATGGAGTCCGCTCGA contains the following coding sequences:
- a CDS encoding magnesium transporter gives rise to the protein MSVPSGSVGTWDIHRIVRNMFPLLVLLSAIVLIAGITLEDAQELLGEYGLLAVMVPTMVGMGGNLGAILSSRLSTRLHLGTTEFDPRDRELWANVLAILALGATVFTALAIGAWLIGQIIGATLPLWVLLTISLSSGMSVAVVAIVCSFAATYASFRLGIDPDDTTIPIVTNIVDVFGMIIFIGISTAVLSL
- a CDS encoding magnesium transporter, whose protein sequence is MSVRGDVWSIYREAIPVLFVALGGGLFAGLVLDSMVEQAERFPGLLVMVPVFLATRGNVYGALGGRISSGLHQGLIEPHFEKNDRLINAIIASFINGVSISVVIGVITWLALLVLDWDSATLAEFVGIMLISGVLTSILMIFGLLALIFVGYTYGYDPDNLVGPIVTTLGDVFGMLFLLFSIAIVEVIA